Proteins from a genomic interval of Microbacterium abyssi:
- a CDS encoding phosphoglycerate kinase has protein sequence MTLRTLESLGSLEGKRVIVRCDLNVPLKDGVITDDGRVRASLPTLNTLIEAGARVVVCSHLGRPDGAPDPQYSLEPVAKRLSELLDQPVAFASDTVGESASDAVAALEDGEVVVIENLRFNAGETAKDDAARKAFAGELATLGDALVSDGFGVVHRKQASVYELAEILPSAAGLLIATELDVLDRLTESPERPYTVVLGGSKVSDKLGVISHLLPRVDRILVGGGMLFTFLAAQGHAVASSLLEKDQLDTVRGYLADAEERGVEIVLPTDVVVAESFSADAAHEIVAADAIEESPFGTSGIGLDIGAETAAVFAQAICDSKTVFWNGPMGVFEFPAFAAGTKAVAQALTEVDGLGVVGGGDSAAAVRQLGFADDQFGHISTGGGASLEFLEGKKLPGLEVLGWA, from the coding sequence ATGACCCTGCGCACCCTGGAATCACTGGGTTCGCTCGAGGGCAAACGCGTCATCGTCCGTTGTGACCTGAACGTCCCCCTGAAGGACGGCGTCATAACGGACGATGGTCGTGTACGCGCCTCGCTGCCGACCCTGAACACGCTCATCGAAGCGGGCGCGCGCGTCGTCGTGTGCTCGCATCTCGGACGCCCCGACGGTGCGCCCGACCCGCAGTACAGCCTCGAGCCGGTCGCGAAGCGACTGTCGGAGCTGCTCGACCAGCCGGTCGCGTTCGCATCGGACACGGTCGGCGAGTCCGCGAGCGACGCTGTCGCAGCTCTTGAGGACGGCGAGGTCGTCGTGATCGAGAACCTGCGCTTCAACGCGGGCGAGACGGCGAAGGACGACGCTGCGCGCAAGGCCTTCGCCGGCGAGCTGGCCACGCTCGGCGACGCGCTGGTGTCTGACGGCTTCGGCGTCGTGCATCGCAAGCAGGCGAGCGTCTACGAGCTGGCCGAGATCCTGCCCTCCGCGGCGGGTCTGCTGATCGCCACCGAGCTGGACGTTCTCGATCGCCTGACCGAGAGTCCGGAGCGCCCGTACACGGTCGTCCTCGGCGGATCGAAAGTCAGCGACAAGCTTGGCGTCATCTCGCACCTGCTCCCGCGCGTCGACCGAATCCTCGTCGGCGGCGGCATGCTGTTCACGTTCCTCGCCGCGCAGGGCCACGCCGTGGCATCCAGCCTTCTCGAGAAGGACCAGCTCGACACGGTTCGCGGCTATCTCGCCGACGCCGAAGAGCGCGGCGTCGAGATCGTGCTGCCGACGGACGTCGTCGTCGCCGAGTCGTTCTCGGCGGATGCCGCGCACGAGATCGTCGCGGCGGATGCCATCGAGGAATCTCCGTTCGGAACCTCCGGGATCGGACTCGACATCGGTGCGGAGACCGCGGCGGTCTTCGCCCAGGCGATCTGCGACTCCAAGACGGTGTTCTGGAACGGTCCGATGGGCGTGTTCGAGTTCCCCGCGTTCGCCGCGGGGACCAAGGCCGTCGCGCAGGCGCTGACCGAGGTCGACGGCCTCGGCGTCGTCGGCGGCGGAGACTCGGCCGCCGCTGTGCGGCAGCTCGGCTTCGCCGATGACCAGTTCGGTCACATCTCGACGGGCGGAGGCGCGAGCCTCGAGTTCCTCGAGGGCAAGAAACTACCCGGCCTGGAGGTGCTCGGATGGGCATAG
- the gap gene encoding type I glyceraldehyde-3-phosphate dehydrogenase, producing MSVKIGINGFGRIGRNYFRAALAQGADLEIVAVNDLTDNKTLAHLLKYDSVGGVLDAEISYDEDSITVNGKQIKAFAERDPAGLPWGELGVDIVIESTGFFTKAELAKKHIDAGAKKVLISAPGSGVDATFVMGVNEDSYDPASHHIISNASCTTNCLAPLAKVFNDAFGIDRGFMMTAHAYTADQNLQDGPHSDLRRARAAAINIVPASTGAAKAIGEVLPELNGKLSGSSYRVPVPTGSIVDLTLITDRENLTVEEVNEAYKKAAADGRLAGYLQYNEDQIVSGDIVHNPHSSIFDSTLTNVSGNLVKVSSWYDNEWGYSNRLVDLTEYVAERL from the coding sequence GTGTCTGTCAAGATCGGCATCAACGGCTTCGGCCGTATCGGACGCAACTACTTCCGCGCGGCTCTCGCGCAGGGAGCTGACCTCGAGATCGTCGCGGTGAACGACCTCACCGACAACAAGACGCTTGCGCATCTGCTCAAGTACGACTCCGTCGGCGGCGTGCTCGACGCGGAGATCAGCTACGACGAAGACAGCATCACCGTGAACGGCAAGCAGATCAAGGCGTTCGCCGAGCGCGACCCCGCCGGTCTCCCTTGGGGCGAGCTGGGCGTCGACATCGTCATCGAGTCCACCGGCTTCTTCACCAAGGCGGAGCTCGCCAAGAAGCACATCGATGCGGGTGCCAAGAAGGTCCTGATCTCGGCACCGGGCAGCGGCGTCGACGCGACCTTCGTCATGGGCGTGAACGAGGACAGCTACGACCCGGCCTCGCACCACATCATCTCCAACGCCTCCTGCACCACCAACTGCCTCGCACCGCTCGCGAAGGTCTTCAACGACGCGTTCGGCATCGACCGCGGCTTCATGATGACGGCCCACGCGTACACCGCCGACCAGAACCTGCAGGACGGCCCCCACAGCGACCTGCGCCGCGCACGCGCAGCGGCGATCAACATCGTCCCCGCCTCCACGGGTGCGGCCAAGGCCATCGGCGAGGTGCTCCCGGAGCTCAACGGCAAGCTCAGCGGCTCGTCGTACCGCGTTCCGGTTCCCACTGGCTCGATCGTCGACCTGACGCTGATCACCGACCGCGAGAACCTCACGGTCGAAGAGGTCAACGAGGCGTACAAGAAGGCTGCGGCCGACGGTCGCCTCGCCGGCTACCTCCAGTACAACGAGGACCAGATCGTCTCGGGCGACATCGTGCACAACCCGCACTCGTCGATCTTCGACTCGACGCTCACCAACGTCAGCGGAAACCTGGTCAAGGTCTCCAGCTGGTACGACAACGAGTGGGGCTACTCCAACCGTCTCGTCGACCTGACCGAGTACGTCGCAGAGCGTCTCTGA
- a CDS encoding superoxide dismutase, with the protein MAVYTLPDLPYDFAALEPHISGKIMELHHDKHHATYVAGANTALEALAEARDSGNLANVNKLEKDLAFNLGGHVNHSIFWTNLSPNGGGQPEGELKAAIDEYFGSFDKFQAHFTAAATGIQGSGWAVLSWDSIGQRLIIQQLFDQQANTAQGTIPLFQLDMWEHAFYLDYLNVKADYVKAAWNIANWENVAQRLDVARKQTNGLLVLS; encoded by the coding sequence ATGGCTGTTTACACGCTCCCCGACCTCCCCTATGACTTCGCGGCGCTGGAACCGCACATCAGCGGCAAGATCATGGAGCTCCACCATGACAAGCACCACGCCACGTACGTCGCCGGTGCGAACACGGCCCTCGAGGCCCTCGCCGAGGCACGCGACAGCGGCAACCTCGCGAACGTCAACAAGCTCGAGAAGGACCTCGCGTTCAACCTCGGCGGTCACGTCAACCACTCGATCTTCTGGACCAACCTGTCGCCGAACGGCGGCGGACAGCCCGAGGGCGAGCTGAAGGCCGCGATCGACGAGTACTTCGGCTCGTTCGACAAGTTCCAGGCCCACTTCACGGCTGCGGCCACCGGCATCCAGGGCTCCGGCTGGGCCGTGCTCAGCTGGGATTCGATCGGTCAGCGCCTGATCATCCAGCAGCTGTTCGACCAGCAGGCGAACACCGCGCAGGGCACGATCCCGCTGTTCCAGCTCGACATGTGGGAGCACGCGTTCTACCTCGACTACCTCAACGTCAAGGCCGACTACGTCAAGGCGGCGTGGAACATCGCCAACTGGGAGAACGTCGCGCAGCGCCTCGACGTCGCCCGCAAGCAGACGAACGGCCTGCTGGTACTGTCGTAA
- the whiA gene encoding DNA-binding protein WhiA, protein MALTTDVKAELVSIRNAPPTVRVAEVTAILRFAGGLHSIAGRVAVEAEVDAELLARRVARDLAEIYGVRPELAQVQSASSHDGARYAVRVIGAGETLARQTGLLDQRRRPVRGLPNRLTTGSREELAGLWRGAFLAAGSLSEPGRSAMLEVSCPTSEAAMALVGAAHRLGVAAKAREVRGMPRVVVREGEAIRSILAQMGAQKTAAAWEEMRQRREVRAGVNRLVNFDDANLRRSAQAAVAACARVERALEILGETVPDHLRLAGELRLAHRDASLDELGHHADPPLTKDAVAGRIRRLLAMADKRAQQEGVPGTESAVPAGLDV, encoded by the coding sequence GTGGCACTTACCACCGATGTCAAGGCTGAACTCGTCAGCATCCGCAACGCACCGCCGACGGTGCGCGTCGCGGAGGTCACTGCGATCCTCCGGTTCGCCGGCGGGCTCCACTCCATCGCCGGCCGTGTCGCCGTCGAGGCGGAAGTCGACGCCGAGCTGCTGGCACGTCGCGTCGCCCGCGACCTCGCCGAGATCTACGGCGTGCGCCCCGAACTCGCACAGGTGCAGTCCGCCAGTTCGCACGACGGCGCCCGGTACGCGGTGCGCGTGATCGGCGCGGGGGAGACCCTCGCCCGCCAGACCGGCCTGCTCGATCAGCGCCGGCGCCCGGTCCGGGGCCTGCCGAACCGCCTCACCACGGGGTCGCGCGAGGAGCTCGCCGGCCTCTGGCGCGGTGCCTTCCTCGCCGCCGGGTCCCTGTCGGAGCCCGGACGCTCCGCCATGCTCGAGGTGTCGTGTCCGACGTCGGAGGCCGCCATGGCCCTGGTGGGCGCCGCACACCGGCTCGGCGTCGCAGCCAAGGCGCGTGAGGTGCGCGGGATGCCGCGCGTCGTCGTGCGTGAAGGCGAGGCCATCCGCTCGATCCTCGCCCAGATGGGCGCCCAGAAGACGGCCGCGGCGTGGGAGGAGATGCGCCAGCGTCGTGAGGTGCGCGCCGGCGTGAACCGCCTGGTCAACTTCGACGACGCCAACCTGCGAAGGTCGGCGCAGGCAGCGGTGGCCGCCTGCGCCAGGGTCGAGCGCGCGCTGGAGATCCTCGGCGAGACCGTCCCCGACCATCTGCGCCTTGCCGGCGAGCTGCGCCTCGCGCATCGTGACGCGAGCCTGGACGAGCTCGGTCATCACGCCGATCCGCCCCTGACGAAGGATGCCGTCGCCGGCCGCATCCGCCGCCTGCTGGCCATGGCCGACAAGCGCGCACAGCAGGAGGGCGTTCCGGGCACGGAGTCCGCGGTGCCCGCCGGCCTCGACGTATAG
- the rapZ gene encoding RNase adapter RapZ — MATEEKNEFLIVTGMSGAGRSTVANALEDLGWYVVDNLPPQMLRPLLDLTDLGGGALPKVAAVVDVRGRNLFNDFPEVARALRSRGSVRVVFLDASDDVLVRRFESVRRPHPLQEDGTLLDGIRLERSRLTLVREAADMVIDTSSLNIHQLATQVSETFSEEGAARHRLTILSFGFKYGLPTDVDLVADMRFLPNPYWNDDLRGFTGQDAQVRDYVLTQEGASEFLDAYATALTPVLEGYQRENKGHSTVAIGCTGGKHRSVAMAEELAKRLASVPGVAVSVRHRDLGRE; from the coding sequence ATGGCCACCGAGGAGAAGAACGAATTCCTCATCGTCACCGGCATGTCCGGTGCCGGGCGTTCCACGGTGGCCAACGCCCTCGAGGACCTCGGTTGGTACGTGGTCGACAACCTCCCTCCGCAGATGCTGCGGCCGCTGCTCGACCTCACCGATCTCGGCGGCGGAGCGCTGCCCAAGGTCGCTGCGGTCGTGGATGTCCGCGGCCGCAACCTGTTCAACGACTTCCCCGAGGTGGCGCGTGCGCTGCGCTCGCGAGGCAGCGTCCGCGTGGTGTTCCTCGATGCCTCCGACGACGTGCTCGTGCGGCGGTTCGAGTCGGTGCGGCGTCCGCATCCCCTCCAGGAGGACGGCACGCTGCTCGACGGCATCCGTCTCGAACGCTCCCGGCTCACGCTGGTGCGCGAGGCCGCCGACATGGTGATCGACACGTCGTCGCTGAACATCCATCAGTTGGCGACGCAGGTCTCCGAGACCTTCTCCGAGGAGGGTGCGGCCAGACACCGGCTCACCATCCTCAGTTTCGGCTTCAAGTACGGGCTCCCCACCGATGTGGATCTCGTCGCCGATATGCGGTTCCTTCCCAACCCGTACTGGAACGACGACCTGCGCGGTTTCACCGGCCAGGATGCTCAGGTACGCGACTACGTGCTCACTCAGGAGGGCGCGTCCGAGTTCCTCGACGCCTACGCGACGGCGCTCACTCCTGTGCTGGAGGGTTATCAGCGCGAGAACAAGGGGCACTCGACCGTGGCGATCGGATGCACTGGCGGCAAGCACCGCTCGGTGGCGATGGCCGAGGAACTCGCGAAGCGCCTGGCCTCGGTTCCTGGCGTCGCCGTCAGCGTGCGACACCGGGATCTCGGCCGCGAGTAA
- the uvrC gene encoding excinuclease ABC subunit UvrC: MADVLPYKPKQGEIPTAPGVYRFLDAQGRVLYVGKAKNLRQRLSNYFAPLRTLHERTRRMVTTAASVEWTVVPTDVDSLQLEYMWIKEFDPPFNVRYKDDKSYPFMAVTLGDEAPRVLVTRNRKIPRARYFGPYPKVWAVHETIDLMIKAFPIRTCSDASYKRAMATGRPCFPGQIGKCGGPCSMKVTIEEHRAMVDDFVAFMAGGDERFTKELTRRMQSASAAMDYEAAAKYRDQLASIEAVLGKSALVLPSDEDADLFGIAEDELAATVQHFSIRGGRVRGVRATTIEKELDISGSDLVDQVLQRAYGEGVDIPRRVLVPALPDDAAELEEWLRERRGRRVEIAVAQRGQRAELMRNATLNAQQALIRHKTRRTGDYVARTQALTDLQEALDLESAPLRIECFDISHLGGTNVVASMVVFEDGLPRKDQYRSFNIAETTDDTDSMYQVLTRRLAYLDRPEEAEPEGEVLTDPLAPEGEVVSTRRKPRFSYPPQLLLVDGGKPQVEAAARALRDSGHTEIGLCGIAKRLEEVWLPGEDFPVILPRTSESLYLLQRLRDEAHRFAISHQRRRRRRDIGTVLEEIPGLGASRIKTLLRHFGSVSALKGASSEQIQEVPGIGPALALSIHSHLASR, translated from the coding sequence ATGGCCGACGTGCTCCCGTACAAGCCGAAGCAGGGTGAGATCCCGACCGCTCCCGGCGTGTACCGCTTCCTGGACGCCCAGGGAAGGGTTCTGTACGTCGGCAAGGCGAAGAATCTGCGGCAGCGGCTGTCGAACTACTTCGCGCCGCTGCGCACCCTGCACGAGCGCACCAGGCGGATGGTGACGACCGCAGCCTCGGTCGAGTGGACGGTCGTGCCCACCGATGTGGACTCCCTGCAGCTGGAGTACATGTGGATCAAGGAGTTCGACCCACCCTTCAACGTCAGGTACAAGGACGACAAGTCGTACCCGTTCATGGCGGTGACGCTCGGCGACGAGGCGCCGCGCGTGCTCGTGACCCGCAACCGCAAGATCCCGCGTGCACGCTACTTCGGTCCCTATCCGAAGGTGTGGGCAGTGCACGAGACGATCGACCTGATGATCAAGGCGTTCCCGATCCGCACCTGCAGCGACGCGAGCTACAAGCGCGCCATGGCGACGGGTCGGCCGTGCTTCCCCGGCCAGATCGGCAAGTGCGGCGGCCCCTGCTCGATGAAGGTCACGATCGAGGAGCACCGTGCGATGGTCGATGACTTCGTCGCGTTCATGGCGGGCGGTGACGAGCGCTTCACGAAGGAGCTCACCAGGCGGATGCAGTCCGCCTCCGCTGCGATGGACTACGAGGCGGCCGCGAAGTACCGCGACCAGCTCGCCTCGATCGAGGCCGTGCTCGGCAAGAGCGCCCTGGTGCTGCCCTCCGACGAGGATGCCGACCTGTTCGGCATCGCCGAGGACGAGCTGGCGGCGACGGTGCAGCACTTCTCGATCCGCGGCGGCCGCGTGCGCGGTGTGCGGGCGACGACCATTGAGAAGGAACTGGACATCTCCGGCTCCGACCTCGTCGACCAGGTGCTCCAGCGCGCCTACGGCGAGGGCGTCGACATCCCGCGCCGCGTCCTGGTACCCGCCCTGCCCGACGACGCGGCCGAGCTCGAGGAGTGGCTGCGCGAGCGCAGAGGGCGCAGGGTGGAGATCGCGGTCGCGCAGCGCGGTCAGCGCGCCGAGCTCATGCGCAACGCCACCCTCAACGCGCAGCAGGCGCTGATCAGGCACAAGACCCGCCGCACCGGCGACTACGTCGCTCGCACCCAGGCTCTCACCGATCTGCAGGAGGCGCTCGACCTCGAGTCCGCGCCGCTGCGCATCGAGTGCTTCGACATCTCCCATCTCGGGGGCACGAACGTCGTGGCGTCGATGGTCGTGTTCGAGGACGGACTGCCGCGCAAGGACCAGTACCGGTCCTTCAACATCGCCGAGACCACCGACGACACCGACTCGATGTATCAGGTGCTCACGCGTCGGCTGGCGTACCTGGACCGCCCTGAGGAGGCCGAGCCCGAGGGCGAGGTCCTCACCGATCCGCTCGCGCCCGAGGGCGAGGTCGTCTCGACGCGGAGGAAGCCGCGTTTCTCCTACCCGCCGCAGCTGCTGCTCGTCGACGGCGGCAAGCCGCAGGTCGAGGCCGCGGCCCGAGCGCTCCGTGACTCCGGGCACACCGAGATCGGCCTGTGCGGCATCGCCAAGCGGCTCGAGGAGGTCTGGCTGCCGGGAGAGGACTTCCCGGTGATCCTGCCGCGCACCAGCGAGTCCCTCTATCTGCTGCAGCGCCTGCGCGATGAGGCGCACCGGTTCGCGATCAGCCATCAGCGCAGACGCCGCCGGCGCGACATCGGAACCGTGCTCGAAGAGATCCCAGGGCTCGGCGCTTCGCGCATCAAGACGCTGCTGAGGCACTTCGGCTCCGTGAGCGCCCTCAAGGGTGCAAGCTCCGAGCAGATCCAGGAGGTGCCGGGCATCGGCCCCGCGCTGGCGCTGAGCATCCACAGCCACCTCGCGAGTAGATAG
- the uvrA gene encoding excinuclease ABC subunit UvrA, translated as MPIVPVASPGKLSVRGARVHNLKNVDIDIPRDSLVVFTGLSGSGKSSLAFDTIFAEGQRRYVESLSAYARQFLGQVDRPDVDFIEGLSPAVSIDQKSTNRNPRSTVGTITEIYDYMRLLWARIGIPHCPQCGERIQRQTVQQIADQLMELDERTRYQIVAPIVSQKKGEFVDLFRELGAKGYSRAIVDGDLIQLAEPPTLKKSYKHDIAVVVDRLVASDDILGRVTDSVETALSLAGGVVQVNFVDEEGDAAWQSFSEKLACPNGHPITLTEIEPRTFSFNAPFGACPACSGLGTRMSVDVDLMLGDEDLSIRQGVIIPWTTQGKGLFQYYERLLEGLASDLNFSLDTPWKDLRVDVQDAVLRGDNYKVTVKWKNRYGREMRYASGFEGVVPYIERQYAQAESDNQRARWGEYLREVPCPVCDGHRLKPEVLAVKVHGHSIAEVSHLSLADARGFMEKLKLTDREAKIAAQVLREIRLRLDFLLQVGLNYLNLSRSAGSLSGGEAQRIRLATQIGSGLTGVLYVLDEPSIGLHQRDNRRLIETLQKLRDLGNTLIVVEHDEETIEAADWVVDIGPGAGVNGGGVVHSGPYSALLGDTDSMTGDYLSGRREIPTPKKRRKIDRKRQLTVVGARENNLKNVTADFPLSVLTAVTGVSGSGKSSLVNDILYRVLASKLNGARTLAGKHTRVTGLDNLDKVVHVDQAPIGRTPRSNPATYTGVFDRIRTLFSETPEAKVRGYQPGRFSFNVKGGRCEACSGDGTIKIEMNFLPDVYVDCEVCHGKRYNRDTLAVHYKGKNIAEVLEMPIEEAAEFFEPIQAIHRYMKTLVDVGLGYVRLGQSATTLSGGEAQRVKLATELQRRSNGRSVYVLDEPTTGLHFEDVRKLLEVLNGLVDKGNTVIVIEHNLDVIKSADWVIDLGPEGGSGGGEILATGTPEQIARVEESHTGLFLAEILGEGRGARKAS; from the coding sequence GTGCCCATCGTCCCCGTCGCCAGTCCAGGCAAACTCAGTGTCCGCGGTGCCCGCGTACACAATCTCAAGAACGTCGACATCGACATTCCACGCGACTCCCTGGTCGTGTTCACCGGGCTGTCCGGATCCGGAAAGTCCAGCCTCGCATTCGACACGATCTTCGCCGAAGGCCAGCGCCGCTACGTCGAGTCGCTGAGCGCGTACGCGCGCCAGTTCCTCGGCCAGGTCGACCGGCCGGACGTCGACTTCATCGAGGGGCTGAGCCCCGCCGTGTCGATCGACCAGAAGTCGACCAACCGCAACCCGCGCTCGACCGTCGGCACGATCACCGAGATCTACGACTACATGCGTCTGCTGTGGGCGCGCATCGGCATCCCGCACTGCCCCCAGTGCGGTGAGCGCATCCAGCGCCAGACCGTGCAGCAGATCGCCGATCAGCTGATGGAGCTGGACGAGCGCACCAGGTACCAGATCGTCGCCCCGATCGTCTCGCAGAAGAAGGGCGAATTCGTCGACCTGTTCCGCGAGCTCGGCGCGAAGGGCTACTCGCGCGCGATCGTCGACGGCGATCTCATCCAGCTCGCCGAGCCGCCGACGCTCAAGAAGAGCTACAAGCACGACATCGCCGTCGTCGTCGACCGCCTGGTCGCCTCGGACGACATCCTCGGCCGCGTCACCGACTCGGTCGAGACCGCGCTGAGCCTGGCCGGTGGCGTCGTCCAGGTCAACTTCGTCGACGAGGAAGGGGATGCCGCGTGGCAGTCCTTCTCCGAGAAGCTGGCCTGCCCCAACGGGCATCCCATCACCCTCACCGAGATCGAGCCGCGCACCTTCTCGTTCAACGCGCCGTTCGGCGCCTGCCCGGCCTGCTCGGGTCTCGGCACGCGCATGTCGGTCGACGTCGACCTGATGCTCGGCGATGAGGACCTCTCGATCCGCCAGGGCGTCATCATTCCGTGGACGACGCAGGGCAAGGGCCTGTTCCAGTACTACGAGCGGCTGCTCGAAGGACTCGCGAGCGACCTGAACTTCTCGCTCGACACCCCGTGGAAGGACCTGCGCGTCGACGTGCAGGATGCCGTGCTGCGCGGAGACAACTACAAGGTCACGGTCAAGTGGAAGAACCGCTACGGCCGCGAGATGCGCTACGCCTCGGGATTCGAGGGTGTCGTGCCCTACATCGAGCGGCAGTATGCCCAGGCCGAGAGCGACAACCAGCGCGCCCGCTGGGGCGAGTACCTGCGCGAGGTGCCGTGCCCGGTGTGCGACGGCCACCGTCTCAAGCCCGAGGTGCTCGCGGTCAAGGTGCACGGGCACTCGATCGCCGAGGTGTCGCACCTGAGCCTCGCCGACGCCCGCGGCTTCATGGAGAAGCTGAAGCTCACCGACCGCGAGGCGAAGATCGCTGCGCAGGTGCTCCGCGAGATCCGTCTGCGGCTGGATTTCCTGCTCCAGGTCGGCCTCAACTACCTGAACCTCAGCCGCTCGGCGGGATCGCTCTCCGGCGGCGAGGCCCAGCGCATCCGCCTCGCCACCCAGATCGGCTCCGGCCTCACGGGCGTGCTGTACGTGCTCGACGAGCCGTCGATCGGCCTGCACCAGCGCGACAACCGTCGCCTGATCGAGACGCTGCAGAAGCTGCGCGACCTCGGCAACACGCTCATCGTCGTCGAGCACGATGAAGAGACCATCGAGGCCGCCGACTGGGTCGTCGACATCGGCCCGGGTGCCGGCGTCAACGGCGGCGGCGTCGTGCACTCGGGGCCGTACTCGGCGCTGCTCGGCGACACCGACTCGATGACCGGCGACTACCTCTCCGGCAGGCGTGAGATCCCCACGCCGAAGAAGCGCCGCAAGATCGACAGGAAGCGCCAGCTGACCGTTGTCGGCGCGCGCGAGAACAACCTGAAGAACGTCACGGCCGATTTCCCGCTCAGCGTGCTGACGGCCGTCACGGGCGTCAGCGGATCCGGCAAGTCGTCGCTGGTCAACGACATCCTCTACCGGGTACTGGCATCCAAGCTCAACGGCGCACGCACCCTGGCGGGCAAGCACACCCGCGTCACCGGCCTCGACAACCTCGACAAGGTGGTCCACGTCGACCAGGCGCCGATCGGCCGCACGCCGCGGTCGAACCCGGCGACCTACACCGGCGTCTTCGACCGCATCCGCACGCTGTTCAGCGAGACGCCCGAAGCGAAGGTGCGGGGCTACCAGCCCGGCCGGTTCAGCTTCAACGTCAAGGGCGGCCGCTGCGAGGCCTGCTCGGGCGACGGCACGATCAAGATCGAGATGAACTTCCTGCCCGACGTGTACGTCGACTGCGAGGTCTGCCATGGCAAGCGCTACAACCGCGACACCCTCGCCGTGCACTACAAGGGCAAGAACATCGCCGAGGTCCTCGAGATGCCGATCGAGGAGGCCGCCGAGTTCTTCGAGCCGATCCAGGCGATCCACCGCTACATGAAGACGCTCGTCGACGTCGGGCTCGGTTACGTCCGGCTCGGGCAGTCGGCCACCACGCTGTCCGGCGGCGAGGCGCAGCGCGTCAAGCTCGCCACCGAGCTCCAGCGCCGCAGCAACGGACGCAGCGTCTACGTGCTCGACGAGCCCACGACCGGGCTGCACTTCGAAGACGTGCGCAAGCTCCTCGAGGTTCTGAACGGCCTCGTAGACAAGGGCAACACGGTGATCGTCATCGAGCACAACCTCGACGTCATCAAATCGGCCGACTGGGTCATCGACCTGGGTCCTGAGGGCGGCTCCGGCGGCGGCGAGATCCTCGCCACCGGCACCCCCGAGCAGATCGCACGTGTCGAGGAGAGCCACACCGGCCTGTTCCTCGCAGAGATCCTCGGGGAGGGGCGCGGAGCCCGGAAGGCCAGCTGA
- a CDS encoding DUF58 domain-containing protein: protein MTTDAGRRRWGPGLVLGFAGAVALAGAGLVFSRPDVVAMGLPLAIVSVAALLRRTDAPPAEVALTPAAERGDGVLRTEVRVTGAADLAQLVLVQSERRTRRVVVPTDGSVVVASSRPLHSGPVTAVKASARGVWSDALLLEKPTPIVQSVRNVAPDAIGLPVLPLSPRLTGMHGAHEGRRLGQGGDFRDIHQFVPGDELRRVDWRATARMARRPGDLMVRRTNTLSDATMVIAMDTADDLGTVVAGWGSGDLERSGLTSLDVSRQAARSIAVSAIDAGDRVALHVLTHGGRSVRSGAGSRHLARVEAAIAATGQAGEDARFRRTPPVPHGSVIFVLSTFFDGAASDIALTWRASGHRVVAIDVLPSLDSGRLSREQQLALRTVLAEREDVLHDLRAADIDVVAWREEPAAAISATARARR from the coding sequence GTGACGACCGACGCCGGGCGTCGCCGCTGGGGACCAGGGCTCGTGCTCGGGTTCGCCGGAGCGGTCGCGCTCGCCGGAGCCGGCCTGGTGTTCTCGCGCCCCGACGTCGTGGCGATGGGACTCCCGCTCGCGATCGTCAGCGTCGCGGCGCTCCTTCGAAGAACGGATGCTCCCCCCGCCGAGGTCGCGCTCACCCCGGCCGCGGAGAGGGGAGACGGCGTGCTGCGCACGGAAGTTCGTGTCACGGGCGCCGCCGATCTCGCGCAGCTCGTTCTCGTGCAGTCCGAGCGGCGCACCCGCCGGGTGGTCGTGCCGACCGACGGCTCTGTCGTCGTCGCCAGCAGTCGGCCGCTGCACTCCGGACCGGTGACGGCGGTGAAGGCATCCGCTCGCGGCGTCTGGTCCGACGCACTCCTCCTCGAGAAGCCGACGCCCATCGTGCAGTCGGTCCGGAACGTCGCACCCGACGCGATCGGACTTCCGGTGTTGCCGCTGTCCCCGCGGCTCACCGGGATGCACGGCGCTCACGAGGGGCGGCGGCTGGGCCAGGGCGGCGACTTCCGCGACATCCATCAGTTCGTGCCCGGCGACGAGCTGCGCCGCGTCGACTGGCGCGCGACCGCGCGCATGGCACGCCGCCCGGGCGACCTGATGGTGCGCCGGACGAACACGCTCAGCGATGCCACCATGGTGATCGCGATGGACACGGCCGACGACCTGGGAACCGTCGTCGCAGGCTGGGGGAGCGGCGACCTGGAGCGCAGCGGACTGACCTCCCTCGACGTTTCGCGTCAGGCGGCGCGATCGATCGCGGTCTCCGCGATCGATGCCGGCGATCGTGTCGCGCTGCACGTGCTGACCCACGGCGGTCGTTCGGTGCGCAGCGGTGCGGGGTCCCGTCATCTGGCGCGGGTGGAGGCGGCCATCGCTGCGACCGGCCAAGCCGGCGAGGACGCCCGGTTCCGGCGGACACCGCCCGTGCCGCACGGGTCGGTGATCTTCGTCCTGTCGACGTTCTTCGACGGCGCGGCATCCGACATCGCGCTGACGTGGCGGGCATCCGGCCACCGTGTCGTCGCCATCGACGTGCTGCCCTCGCTCGACTCGGGTCGCCTCAGCCGCGAGCAGCAGCTCGCTCTGCGAACGGTGCTCGCCGAGCGGGAGGACGTGCTGCACGACCTTCGCGCCGCCGACATCGACGTCGTGGCGTGGCGCGAAGAGCCCGCGGCCGCCATCAGCGCGACGGCGAGGGCGAGGCGATGA